A window of the Diabrotica undecimpunctata isolate CICGRU chromosome 1, icDiaUnde3, whole genome shotgun sequence genome harbors these coding sequences:
- the LOC140437757 gene encoding testicular acid phosphatase homolog yields MKNCLTLVVFLVCLWCRCKAEDELLSVVEIFRHGDRTPAFFYPTDPYQDRKYWNDLEAGELTEKGSQQLYNLGQQFKDRYSYFLGNAYNPEEIIVTSSHMSRTKNSAKSFMTGLYGGIEIPIKTETAVANEIIICLKFDALYKKSELTDPEIIDINENNKELYEYLSNNTKLPIGGMFTASGLFDTLTIEQDANLNMPEWTNSVMGETLRQVRQNAAKFFCYTKEQQKLGIGSLINRIIEHFDKIIEGKKEAKALIFSLHDLNILCFLQAFQYPEISQPAFASSVFFELRKSKTNGRYFVNTFYKPTVEQPPISIAVAGCDVDCDLDNFKNIFREFRLSSGQWYSECYAFGVFDKLFPTKGR; encoded by the exons atATTTAGACATGGAGATAGAACTCCAGCTTTCTTTTATCCAACCGACCCCTATCAAGATCGAAAATATTGGAATGATCTCGAGGCAGGAGAACTTACAGAG AAAGGATCACAGCAGCTGTACAACCTAGGCCAACAATTTAAAGACCGCTACAGTTATTTTCTTGGAAATGCTTACAATCCAGAGGAAATAATAGTAACATCATCCCATATGTCTAGAACTAAGAACTCAGCAAAATCGTTCATGACAGGTTTATACGGCGGTATAGAGATACCGATTAAAACAGAAACAGCTGTAGCAAACGAAATTATAATATGTTTAAAGTTTGACGCTTTATACAAGAAATCAGAACTCACAGATCCAGAAATCATTGACATAAATGAAAACAATAAGGAACTGTATGAATACTTATCTAACAACACAAAGCTTCCGATCGGAGGTATGTTTACAGCATCTGGTTTATTTGATACGCTAACAATTGAACAAGATGCAAATCTTAATATGCCAGAATGGACCAATAGCGTCATGGGAGAAACATTGCGGCAAGTAAGACAAAATGCTGCAAAATTTTTCTGCTACACTAAAGAACAACAAAagcttg GAATCGGATCTCTGATAAACCGCATCATCGAACATTTCGATAAAATTATTGAAGGTAAAAAGGAAGCAAAAGCCCTAATCTTCAGTCTTCACGACCTCAATATCCTGTGCTTCCTACAAGCCTTCCAATACCCGGAAATATCTCAACCAGCGTTTGCAAGTAGTGTCTTCTTCGAATTAAGGAAAAGCAAAACCAACGGGCGGTATTTTGTGAATACCTTCTACAAACCAACAGTTGAACAGCCACCAATTTCTATCGCCGTTGCTGGATGCGATGTGGATTGTGATTTggataatttcaaaaatatttttagagaatttAGACTGTCTTCTGGTCAGTGGTATAGTGAGTGCTATGCATTCGGTGTTTTCGATAAACTCTTTCCCACAAAAGGGCGCTAG